The following proteins are co-located in the Urocitellus parryii isolate mUroPar1 chromosome 15, mUroPar1.hap1, whole genome shotgun sequence genome:
- the Chd9nb gene encoding CHD9 neighbor protein yields the protein MGCHSSKGTEVAPEPQKSGEESKGEEPSVEPGAEAADAKVTPLEDGHPEPQS from the coding sequence ATGGGGTGCCACTCCAGCAAGGGCACCGAGGTGGCGCCTGAGCCCCAGAAGTCTGGAGAAGAGTCCAAGGGAGAAGAACCGAGCGTGGAGCCTGGCGCCGAGGCAGCGGATGCCAAGGTCACCCCCCTGGAGGATGGACACCCCGAGCCCCAGAGCTGA